One Salmo trutta chromosome 26, fSalTru1.1, whole genome shotgun sequence DNA window includes the following coding sequences:
- the synrg gene encoding synergin gamma isoform X4, protein MALRPGSGGGGSFIYPVGGSLGPPQGMMPMQQQQQQQQQGFPGMVQVQMQPNMQGMMGMNFGGQMPPGAMPMQGGMAMGMQAPGMQFMGQPQFMSMRGPGPQYTADMQKQMAEEHQKRLEQQQRMLEEDRKRRQFEEQKQKLRLLSSVKPKGQMGTSRDDALEAIKGNLDGFSRDAKMHPTPSSHPKKPDSSPSHSSVTSHSLPPAFPDDEFSDFMQGPLDASSSFPPSQAHPHSLDPGPCQRPSSAPFPQSLPASMSILTATQHSTVNSSSPSAFQGPSLEEKLFSSCDLTAEKKAQVSFKSQRTLAPNRATVSAQFHSSTKARNWAEAPGDLSSAFTIETPQPEAPAPGPTAPSPAADPPPPQTSSDGAGVGGYPQQEHIQPMVPGWLYNDSLIPEMFKKVLQFTMTPGGIDTAKLYPILMSSGLPREALGQIWASANRTTPGMLTKEELYTVLALIGVAQSGLPAMNVEILSQFPSPPVPNLPALAMAMAPVMQHQHQHQQPMMTQPPVPMSMAMPTPAPAVMGRAPPAAPLPSAQPPTNFITNFPHVQGKADDDDFQDFQEAPRAGGGDQSFTEFQGESGETFPTTTPSLHQNSAPAILTPVSGSSSSSSDKYAVFKQLSVEEPPEPSQPASDFDGDKYSVFRQLEPPGDRKPVGEGFADFKSVSVDDGFTDFKTADSISPLEPPDQAKMFQPAFTPAFPNSQSLPQLQHQLHQQQQPAVSLSQPKNPLNMADLDLFSSMTPSAPTPAEIKPSPFPSVPPSLVLPPGRAKPPGGGAEDFGDFSLFGPTSSSEAAPIGPDVGGGVAASHDDFADFMAFGSSGGEAKGEGLRSGEGRAQGRGETTTAPQRSQQGSDKYDVFKQLSQEGGLAYDDNKHSAGGSFSSLRSEADDFTDFQSSKFCTALGASEKSLVDKVAAFKQGGKEDSASVKSLDLPSIGGSSVGKEDSEDALSVQLDMKLSDMGGDLKHVMSDSSLDLPGLSAHQPPAAEGDDMKFDPFGTSAVSRLASYDWSEREECLSAQGHAKKHLVLDGVGVSSSFPSSDIVHRKETPFGSTENIPIIHTCQTKITTFSTEDSVLTDSKFEAFADFGSCEPVGLGGDEDDDFGDFASTVSEKSDSPAAEPGSEGNLNEASDEFGAFQGDKAKFGKSDFLKASSQTKVKSSEEMIKSELATFDLSVQGSHKRSHSLGEKEIGRSPPSPAPEQPFRDRSSTLSEKKPALPVIRDKYKDLTGEVEESERYAYEWQRCLVSALQVITKANNTLNSISSSTVCTEVIQSAQGMEYLLGVVEVYRVTKRVELGIKATAVCSEKLQQLLKDISRVWNNLMGFMSLANLAPDESSLDFSSCILRHGIKNAKELACGVCLLNVDSRSKAFNSETDNFKLLYGGHQYHASCANFWINCVEPKPPGLILPDLL, encoded by the exons TTTTATTTATCCTGTTGGAGGGAGCCTGGGTCCGCCACAAG GTATGATGCCcatgcagcaacagcagcagcagcaacaacagggaTTCCCTGGTATGGTTCAAGTTCAAATGCAGCCCAACATGCAAGGAATGATGGGAATGAACTTCGGAGGCCAGATGCCTCCTGGTGCCATGCCTATGCAG GGTGGGATGGCCATGGGGATGCAGGCCCCTGGGATGCAGTTCATGGGCCAGCCACAGTTCATGAGCATGAGGGGCCCCGGGCCCCAGTACACTGCCGACATGCAGAAACAGATGGCCGAGGAACACCA GAAGcgtctggagcagcagcagcggatgctggaggaggacaggaagaggaggcagTTTGAGGAGCAGAAACAGAAGCTGAGGCTGCTGAGCAGTGTCAAACCCAAG GGACAGATGGGGACGAGTCGGGACGACGCGCTGGAGGCCATCAAAGGCAACCTGGACGGGTTCAGCAGAGACGCCAAGATGCACCCCACGCCATCCTCACACCCCAAGAAGCCAG ACTCATCGCCATCTCACTCTTCTGTcacctctcactccctcccccctGCTTTCCCCGATGACGAGTTTAGTGACTTTATGCAGGGTCCCTTAGAtgcctcttcctccttccccccctcccaGGCCCATCCCCATTCTTTAGACCCAGGTCCTTGTCAGAGACCCTCCTCTGCCCCCTTCCCCCAGTCCCTCCCTGCCTCTATGTCCATTCTTACTGCCACCCAACACTCTACTGTCAACTCCAGCTCCCCATCTGCATTTCAAG GCCCATCCCTGGAAGAGAAACTGTTCTCCTCATGTGATTTAACGGCTGAAAAGAAGGCCCAGGTTAGCTTTAAGTCCCAGAGGACCTTGGCCCCGAACCGAGCTACAGTCTCGGCCCAGTTTCATTCCAGCACCAAGGCCCGGAACTGGGCTGAGGCTCCTGGGGACCTGAGTTCTGCTTTCACTATAGAAACACCACAACCAGAGGCACCAGCACCGGGGCCCACAGCCCCCTCACCAGCAGCcgacccccctcctccccaaacCAGTAGTGACGGTG CAGGTGTTGGTGGTTACCCTCAACAAGAGCACATCCAGCCCATGGTACCAGGCTGGCTCTACAACGACAGCCTCATCCCAG AGATGTTCAAAAAGGTCCTGCAGTTCACCATGACTCCGGGGGGCATCGACACAGCCAAGCTCTACCCCATCTTGATGTCATCAGGCCTGCCCAGGGAAGCACTGGGCCAGATCTGGGCCTCAGCCAATCGCACCACGCCTGGCATGCTGACCAAGGAGGAGCTCTACACAGTCCTGGCTCTGATTGGTGTGGCACAG AGTGGTCTTCCAGCCATGAATGTGGAGATCCTGAGCCAGTTCCCCTCTCCCCCGGTGCCCAACCTGCCTGCCCTGGCCATGGCTATGGCCCCTGTCATGCAGCACCAGCACCAACACCAGCAGCCCATGATGACTCAGCCCCCTGTCCCTATGTCCATGGCCATGCCTACACCAGCACCAGCAGTCATGGGCAgggctcctcctgctgctcctttaCCCTCCGCCCAACCACCCACCAACTTCATCACCAACTTCCCACATGTGCAG GGGAAAGCAGACGATGATGACTTCCAGGACTTCCAGGAGGCCCCCAGGGCAGGAGGAGGTGACCAGTCCTTCACTGAGTTCCAGGGGGAGTCAGGGGAAACCTTCCCCACCACCACACCCTCTCTGCACCAGAACAG TGCTCCTGCCATTCTGACTCCGGTCTCTGgctcctcctcgtcatcctctgaTAAGTATGCTGTTTTCAAGCAGCTCTCTGTGGAGGAGCCTCCAGAGCCCTCTCAGCCTGCCTCAG ATTTTGACGGAGACAAATACAGTGTGTTCCGACAGCTAGAGCCACCAGGTGACAGGAAACCAGTTG GGGAAGGATTTGCCGATTTCAAGTCTGTCAGTGTGGATGATGGCTTCACAGACTTTAAAACCGCCGACAGCATCTCTCCACTAGAACCTCCAGACCAGGCCAAGATGTTTCAGCCAGCCTTCACTCCTGCTTTCCCTAACTCTCAGTCTCTACCACAACTACAACACCAgctacatcaacaacaacaaccagcagtgtctctctctcagcctaAAAACCCTCTCAACATGGCTGACCTGGATCTCTTCTCCTCTATGACTCCCTCAGCCCCCACCCCTGCTGAGATCAAGCCCAGTCCCTTCCCCTCTGTGCCCCCCTCCCTAGTGCTCCCACCAGGCAGGGCCAAGCCCCCCGGGGGCGGGGCCGAGGACTTTGGTGACTTTTCCCTTTTTGGCCCCACCTCCTCTTCTGAGGCTGCTCCTATTGGCCCTGATGTGGGAGGGGGTGTGGCAGCGTCTCATGATGACTTTGCAGACTTCATGGCTTTCGGCAGCTCTGGGGGGGAGGCCAAGGGTGAGGGGTTGAGGTCTGGAGAGGGGAGggcacaggggagaggagagaccacCACCGCTCCACAGCGCTCCCAGCAGGGCTCTGACAAGTATGACGTGTTTAAGCAGCTGTCTCAGGAAGGAGGCCTGGCATACGACGACAACAAGCACAGCGCCGGCGGCTCATTCTCTTCCCTTAGGAGCGAAGCAGATGACTTCACCGACTTCCAGTCGTCCAAGTTCTGCACAGCGCTGGGGGCCTCGGAAAAGAGCCTGGTGGACAAGGTGGCAGCCTTCAAACAAGGAGGCAAGGAGGACTCGGCTTCAGTCAAGTCCCTAGACCTCCCATCCATCGGGGGCAGCAGCGTGGGCAAGGAGGACTCTGAGGACGCTCTGTCAGTGCAGCTGGACATGAAGCTGTCGGACATGGGCGGAGACCTGAAGCACGTGATGTCAGACAGCTCTCTGGATCTGCCGGGCCTCTCGGCCCACCAACCCCCCGCCGCAG AAGGAGACGACATGAAGTTTGACCCCTTCGGAACATCAGCAGTCAGCAGGCTGGCCAGCTATGATTGGTCAGAAAGAGAGGAATGCCTGTCTGCTCAGGGTCATGCCAAAAAGCATCTGGTCCTGGACGGTGTTGGTGTTTCCtcctctttcccttcctcagaCATAGTCCACAGGAAGGAGACGCCGTTCGGCAGCACAGAGAACATCCCCATCATACACACCTGCCAGACGAAGATCACCACCTTCTCAACAGAGGATAGTGTGTTGACCGACAGCAAGTTTGAGGCCTTTGCTGACTTTGGATCTTGTGAGCCGGTAGGTTTGGGTGGGGACGAGGATGATGACTTTGGGGACTTTGCCAGCACTGTGTCGGAGAAGTCAGACTCCCCCGCGGCCGAGCCGGGCTCCGAGGGGAACCTGAATGAGGCCTCAGATGAGTTCGGCGCCTTTCAGGGGGACAAAGCCAAGTTTGGGAAGTCAGACTTTCTGAAGGCCAGCTCTCAGACCAAGGTCAAGTCCAGTGAAGAGATGATCAAGAGCGAACTCGCCACCTTTGACCTCTCCGTACAAG GCTCCCACAAGCGTAGCCACAGTTTGGGGGAGAAGGAGATTGGGCGCTCGCCCCCCTCCCCAGCCCCAGAGCAGCCCTTCAGAGACCGCTCCAGCACCCTGAGTGAGAAGAAACCTGCCCTGCCCGTCATCAGAGACAAGTACAAGGACCTGACTGGGGAGGTGGAG GAGAGTGAGCGCTATGCATATGAGTGGCAGAGGTGTCTGGTGAGTGCTCTACAG GTCATCACTAAAGCCAACAACACCCTGAACAGCATCAGCAGCTCTACTGTTTGCACTGAGGTCATCCAGTCTGCTCAGGGCATGGAGTACCTGctgg gtgtggtggaggtgtacCGCGTGACCAAGCGTGTGGAGCTGGGGATCAAGGCCACGGCCGTGTGTTCTGAGAAGCTGCAGCAGCTGCTGAAGGACATCAGCCGCGTCTGGAACAACCTCATGGGCTTCATGTCCCTGGCCAACCTGGCG CCTGATGAGAGCTCGCTGGACTTCTCCTCCTGTATCCTGAGACACGGCATCAAGAACGCCAAGGAGCTGGCCTGTGGGGTGTGCCTGCTTAACGTGGACTCACGCAGCAag GCTTTCAACTCAGAGACGGACAACTTCAAGCTGCTGTACGGGGGCCACCAGTACCACGCCAGCTGTGCCAATTTTTGGATTAACTGCGTGGAGCCCAAACCACCGGGCCTCATTCTGCCCGACTTGCTCTGA
- the synrg gene encoding synergin gamma isoform X3: protein MALRPGSGGGGSFIYPVGGSLGPPQGMMPMQQQQQQQQQGFPGMVQVQMQPNMQGMMGMNFGGQMPPGAMPMQGGMAMGMQAPGMQFMGQPQFMSMRGPGPQYTADMQKQMAEEHQKRLEQQQRMLEEDRKRRQFEEQKQKLRLLSSVKPKGQMGTSRDDALEAIKGNLDGFSRDAKMHPTPSSHPKKPDSSPSHSSVTSHSLPPAFPDDEFSDFMQGPLDASSSFPPSQAHPHSLDPGPCQRPSSAPFPQSLPASMSILTATQHSTVNSSSPSAFQGPSLEEKLFSSCDLTAEKKAQVSFKSQRTLAPNRATVSAQFHSSTKARNWAEAPGDLSSAFTIETPQPEAPAPGPTAPSPAADPPPPQTSSDGAGVGGYPQQEHIQPMVPGWLYNDSLIPEMFKKVLQFTMTPGGIDTAKLYPILMSSGLPREALGQIWASANRTTPGMLTKEELYTVLALIGVAQSGLPAMNVEILSQFPSPPVPNLPALAMAMAPVMQHQHQHQQPMMTQPPVPMSMAMPTPAPAVMGRAPPAAPLPSAQPPTNFITNFPHVQGKADDDDFQDFQEAPRAGGGDQSFTEFQGESGETFPTTTPSLHQNSAPAILTPVSGSSSSSSDKYAVFKQLSVEEPPEPSQPASDFDGDKYSVFRQLEPPGDRKPVGEGFADFKSVSVDDGFTDFKTADSISPLEPPDQAKMFQPAFTPAFPNSQSLPQLQHQLHQQQQPAVSLSQPKNPLNMADLDLFSSMTPSAPTPAEIKPSPFPSVPPSLVLPPGRAKPPGGGAEDFGDFSLFGPTSSSEAAPIGPDVGGGVAASHDDFADFMAFGSSGGEAKGEGLRSGEGRAQGRGETTTAPQRSQQGSDKYDVFKQLSQEGGLAYDDNKHSAGGSFSSLRSEADDFTDFQSSKFCTALGASEKSLVDKVAAFKQGGKEDSASVKSLDLPSIGGSSVGKEDSEDALSVQLDMKLSDMGGDLKHVMSDSSLDLPGLSAHQPPAAEGDDMKFDPFGTSAVSRLASYDWSEREECLSAQGHAKKHLVLDGVGVSSSFPSSDIVHRKETPFGSTENIPIIHTCQTKITTFSTEDSVLTDSKFEAFADFGSCEPVGLGGDEDDDFGDFASTVSEKSDSPAAEPGSEGNLNEASDEFGAFQGDKAKFGKSDFLKASSQTKVKSSEEMIKSELATFDLSVQGSHKRSHSLGEKEIGRSPPSPAPEQPFRDRSSTLSEKKPALPVIRDKYKDLTGEVEESERYAYEWQRCLVSALQVITKANNTLNSISSSTVCTEVIQSAQGMEYLLGVVEVYRVTKRVELGIKATAVCSEKLQQLLKDISRVWNNLMGFMSLANLAPDESSLDFSSCILRHGIKNAKELACGVCLLNVDSRSKALAKDHDKRLRAFNSETDNFKLLYGGHQYHASCANFWINCVEPKPPGLILPDLL, encoded by the exons TTTTATTTATCCTGTTGGAGGGAGCCTGGGTCCGCCACAAG GTATGATGCCcatgcagcaacagcagcagcagcaacaacagggaTTCCCTGGTATGGTTCAAGTTCAAATGCAGCCCAACATGCAAGGAATGATGGGAATGAACTTCGGAGGCCAGATGCCTCCTGGTGCCATGCCTATGCAG GGTGGGATGGCCATGGGGATGCAGGCCCCTGGGATGCAGTTCATGGGCCAGCCACAGTTCATGAGCATGAGGGGCCCCGGGCCCCAGTACACTGCCGACATGCAGAAACAGATGGCCGAGGAACACCA GAAGcgtctggagcagcagcagcggatgctggaggaggacaggaagaggaggcagTTTGAGGAGCAGAAACAGAAGCTGAGGCTGCTGAGCAGTGTCAAACCCAAG GGACAGATGGGGACGAGTCGGGACGACGCGCTGGAGGCCATCAAAGGCAACCTGGACGGGTTCAGCAGAGACGCCAAGATGCACCCCACGCCATCCTCACACCCCAAGAAGCCAG ACTCATCGCCATCTCACTCTTCTGTcacctctcactccctcccccctGCTTTCCCCGATGACGAGTTTAGTGACTTTATGCAGGGTCCCTTAGAtgcctcttcctccttccccccctcccaGGCCCATCCCCATTCTTTAGACCCAGGTCCTTGTCAGAGACCCTCCTCTGCCCCCTTCCCCCAGTCCCTCCCTGCCTCTATGTCCATTCTTACTGCCACCCAACACTCTACTGTCAACTCCAGCTCCCCATCTGCATTTCAAG GCCCATCCCTGGAAGAGAAACTGTTCTCCTCATGTGATTTAACGGCTGAAAAGAAGGCCCAGGTTAGCTTTAAGTCCCAGAGGACCTTGGCCCCGAACCGAGCTACAGTCTCGGCCCAGTTTCATTCCAGCACCAAGGCCCGGAACTGGGCTGAGGCTCCTGGGGACCTGAGTTCTGCTTTCACTATAGAAACACCACAACCAGAGGCACCAGCACCGGGGCCCACAGCCCCCTCACCAGCAGCcgacccccctcctccccaaacCAGTAGTGACGGTG CAGGTGTTGGTGGTTACCCTCAACAAGAGCACATCCAGCCCATGGTACCAGGCTGGCTCTACAACGACAGCCTCATCCCAG AGATGTTCAAAAAGGTCCTGCAGTTCACCATGACTCCGGGGGGCATCGACACAGCCAAGCTCTACCCCATCTTGATGTCATCAGGCCTGCCCAGGGAAGCACTGGGCCAGATCTGGGCCTCAGCCAATCGCACCACGCCTGGCATGCTGACCAAGGAGGAGCTCTACACAGTCCTGGCTCTGATTGGTGTGGCACAG AGTGGTCTTCCAGCCATGAATGTGGAGATCCTGAGCCAGTTCCCCTCTCCCCCGGTGCCCAACCTGCCTGCCCTGGCCATGGCTATGGCCCCTGTCATGCAGCACCAGCACCAACACCAGCAGCCCATGATGACTCAGCCCCCTGTCCCTATGTCCATGGCCATGCCTACACCAGCACCAGCAGTCATGGGCAgggctcctcctgctgctcctttaCCCTCCGCCCAACCACCCACCAACTTCATCACCAACTTCCCACATGTGCAG GGGAAAGCAGACGATGATGACTTCCAGGACTTCCAGGAGGCCCCCAGGGCAGGAGGAGGTGACCAGTCCTTCACTGAGTTCCAGGGGGAGTCAGGGGAAACCTTCCCCACCACCACACCCTCTCTGCACCAGAACAG TGCTCCTGCCATTCTGACTCCGGTCTCTGgctcctcctcgtcatcctctgaTAAGTATGCTGTTTTCAAGCAGCTCTCTGTGGAGGAGCCTCCAGAGCCCTCTCAGCCTGCCTCAG ATTTTGACGGAGACAAATACAGTGTGTTCCGACAGCTAGAGCCACCAGGTGACAGGAAACCAGTTG GGGAAGGATTTGCCGATTTCAAGTCTGTCAGTGTGGATGATGGCTTCACAGACTTTAAAACCGCCGACAGCATCTCTCCACTAGAACCTCCAGACCAGGCCAAGATGTTTCAGCCAGCCTTCACTCCTGCTTTCCCTAACTCTCAGTCTCTACCACAACTACAACACCAgctacatcaacaacaacaaccagcagtgtctctctctcagcctaAAAACCCTCTCAACATGGCTGACCTGGATCTCTTCTCCTCTATGACTCCCTCAGCCCCCACCCCTGCTGAGATCAAGCCCAGTCCCTTCCCCTCTGTGCCCCCCTCCCTAGTGCTCCCACCAGGCAGGGCCAAGCCCCCCGGGGGCGGGGCCGAGGACTTTGGTGACTTTTCCCTTTTTGGCCCCACCTCCTCTTCTGAGGCTGCTCCTATTGGCCCTGATGTGGGAGGGGGTGTGGCAGCGTCTCATGATGACTTTGCAGACTTCATGGCTTTCGGCAGCTCTGGGGGGGAGGCCAAGGGTGAGGGGTTGAGGTCTGGAGAGGGGAGggcacaggggagaggagagaccacCACCGCTCCACAGCGCTCCCAGCAGGGCTCTGACAAGTATGACGTGTTTAAGCAGCTGTCTCAGGAAGGAGGCCTGGCATACGACGACAACAAGCACAGCGCCGGCGGCTCATTCTCTTCCCTTAGGAGCGAAGCAGATGACTTCACCGACTTCCAGTCGTCCAAGTTCTGCACAGCGCTGGGGGCCTCGGAAAAGAGCCTGGTGGACAAGGTGGCAGCCTTCAAACAAGGAGGCAAGGAGGACTCGGCTTCAGTCAAGTCCCTAGACCTCCCATCCATCGGGGGCAGCAGCGTGGGCAAGGAGGACTCTGAGGACGCTCTGTCAGTGCAGCTGGACATGAAGCTGTCGGACATGGGCGGAGACCTGAAGCACGTGATGTCAGACAGCTCTCTGGATCTGCCGGGCCTCTCGGCCCACCAACCCCCCGCCGCAG AAGGAGACGACATGAAGTTTGACCCCTTCGGAACATCAGCAGTCAGCAGGCTGGCCAGCTATGATTGGTCAGAAAGAGAGGAATGCCTGTCTGCTCAGGGTCATGCCAAAAAGCATCTGGTCCTGGACGGTGTTGGTGTTTCCtcctctttcccttcctcagaCATAGTCCACAGGAAGGAGACGCCGTTCGGCAGCACAGAGAACATCCCCATCATACACACCTGCCAGACGAAGATCACCACCTTCTCAACAGAGGATAGTGTGTTGACCGACAGCAAGTTTGAGGCCTTTGCTGACTTTGGATCTTGTGAGCCGGTAGGTTTGGGTGGGGACGAGGATGATGACTTTGGGGACTTTGCCAGCACTGTGTCGGAGAAGTCAGACTCCCCCGCGGCCGAGCCGGGCTCCGAGGGGAACCTGAATGAGGCCTCAGATGAGTTCGGCGCCTTTCAGGGGGACAAAGCCAAGTTTGGGAAGTCAGACTTTCTGAAGGCCAGCTCTCAGACCAAGGTCAAGTCCAGTGAAGAGATGATCAAGAGCGAACTCGCCACCTTTGACCTCTCCGTACAAG GCTCCCACAAGCGTAGCCACAGTTTGGGGGAGAAGGAGATTGGGCGCTCGCCCCCCTCCCCAGCCCCAGAGCAGCCCTTCAGAGACCGCTCCAGCACCCTGAGTGAGAAGAAACCTGCCCTGCCCGTCATCAGAGACAAGTACAAGGACCTGACTGGGGAGGTGGAG GAGAGTGAGCGCTATGCATATGAGTGGCAGAGGTGTCTGGTGAGTGCTCTACAG GTCATCACTAAAGCCAACAACACCCTGAACAGCATCAGCAGCTCTACTGTTTGCACTGAGGTCATCCAGTCTGCTCAGGGCATGGAGTACCTGctgg gtgtggtggaggtgtacCGCGTGACCAAGCGTGTGGAGCTGGGGATCAAGGCCACGGCCGTGTGTTCTGAGAAGCTGCAGCAGCTGCTGAAGGACATCAGCCGCGTCTGGAACAACCTCATGGGCTTCATGTCCCTGGCCAACCTGGCG CCTGATGAGAGCTCGCTGGACTTCTCCTCCTGTATCCTGAGACACGGCATCAAGAACGCCAAGGAGCTGGCCTGTGGGGTGTGCCTGCTTAACGTGGACTCACGCAGCAag GCACTGGCTAAAGACCATGACAAGAGGTTAAGG GCTTTCAACTCAGAGACGGACAACTTCAAGCTGCTGTACGGGGGCCACCAGTACCACGCCAGCTGTGCCAATTTTTGGATTAACTGCGTGGAGCCCAAACCACCGGGCCTCATTCTGCCCGACTTGCTCTGA